A section of the Marinimicrobium koreense genome encodes:
- a CDS encoding sodium/sugar symporter: MSLSPLDITTFAVYCVLLVGIAWWVSREKAGHEKNSTDYFLAGKSLPWWAIGASLIAANISAEQIIGMSGSGFAIGLGIASYEWMAAITLLIIGKYFLPIFLEKGISTMPQFLEQRYDSRVRTVMAIFWLALYTFVNLTSILWLGALAINAITGLDLVYGLSFLAVFSIGYSIYGGLKAVALTDIIQVVLLIIGGLMVSFLALDQIAENAGGSGAFQGFSIMLAEIPEKFDMILDPSNEHYISLPGISVLVGGLWIMNLSYWGFNQYITQRTLAAKSLAEAQKGIAFAAYLKILMPLIVVLPGMAAAMLKPDLAQPDQAYPEMMKLVPQGLLGITFAALVAAIASSLGSMVNSISTIFTMDIYSKMINQNATEHKKVIIGRSVACLAMLIAVIIARPLLGNFPQAFQFIQEFTGFFTPGIVTIFLLGFFWKRATATSALVAAIASVVLSALFWKFMPGLPFIDRVGIVFIACVVLAVVITLISGAKEQSNAIHLDNIDFSTRTSFNVLSIGVVLILVALYSVWW; encoded by the coding sequence ATGAGCTTGTCACCACTTGATATAACCACCTTTGCCGTTTACTGCGTGCTGCTGGTCGGCATTGCCTGGTGGGTTTCCCGGGAAAAAGCCGGCCACGAAAAAAACTCCACGGACTACTTTCTGGCGGGTAAATCCTTGCCTTGGTGGGCCATTGGCGCCTCGCTGATTGCGGCGAACATTTCCGCCGAGCAGATCATCGGTATGTCCGGCTCTGGCTTCGCCATCGGCCTGGGCATCGCCTCCTACGAGTGGATGGCAGCCATCACCCTGTTGATCATCGGTAAGTACTTCCTGCCGATCTTCCTGGAGAAAGGCATCAGCACCATGCCCCAGTTTCTGGAGCAGCGCTATGACAGCCGGGTGCGCACGGTCATGGCGATTTTCTGGCTTGCCCTCTATACCTTTGTGAACCTGACTTCCATTCTGTGGCTCGGTGCCCTGGCAATCAATGCCATCACCGGGCTGGATCTGGTCTATGGCCTGAGCTTCCTGGCGGTGTTCTCCATCGGTTACTCCATCTACGGTGGCCTCAAGGCGGTCGCGCTGACCGACATCATCCAGGTGGTGCTGCTGATCATCGGCGGCCTGATGGTGTCCTTCCTGGCGCTGGACCAGATCGCCGAAAATGCCGGTGGTTCCGGTGCTTTCCAGGGCTTCTCCATCATGCTGGCGGAGATTCCCGAGAAGTTCGACATGATTCTGGACCCGAGCAACGAACACTACATCAGCCTGCCGGGCATTTCCGTGCTGGTCGGTGGCCTGTGGATCATGAACCTGTCTTACTGGGGCTTTAACCAGTACATCACCCAGCGCACCCTGGCTGCCAAGAGCCTGGCCGAAGCGCAGAAGGGTATCGCCTTTGCCGCCTACCTGAAAATCCTGATGCCACTGATTGTGGTGCTGCCCGGTATGGCCGCGGCCATGCTCAAGCCGGATCTGGCCCAGCCGGACCAGGCGTACCCGGAAATGATGAAGCTGGTACCGCAAGGCCTGCTCGGCATCACCTTCGCCGCCCTGGTGGCCGCGATTGCCTCGTCCCTGGGTTCCATGGTGAACAGTATCTCCACCATCTTCACGATGGACATCTACAGCAAGATGATCAACCAGAACGCCACCGAGCATAAAAAGGTCATTATTGGCCGCTCCGTCGCCTGCCTGGCGATGTTGATTGCCGTGATCATCGCCCGCCCGCTGCTGGGTAACTTCCCCCAGGCGTTCCAGTTTATTCAGGAATTCACCGGTTTCTTCACTCCGGGTATCGTCACGATCTTCCTGCTGGGCTTTTTCTGGAAGCGCGCAACCGCGACGTCAGCACTGGTCGCGGCCATTGCCTCGGTCGTGCTCTCCGCGCTGTTCTGGAAGTTCATGCCCGGCCTGCCGTTTATTGATCGGGTGGGTATCGTGTTTATTGCCTGTGTGGTGCTGGCCGTCGTGATTACCCTGATCAGCGGTGCCAAAGAGCAAAGCAATGCCATTCACCTGGACAACATCGATTTCAGCACCCGTACCAGCTTCAATGTGTTGAGCATCGGTGTGGTTCTGATCCTGGTCGCGCTGTACAGCGTCTGGTGGTAA
- a CDS encoding SMP-30/gluconolactonase/LRE family protein, whose amino-acid sequence MRQPECIKSLPVGNVLGEGVLWHPDQQSLWWTDILGCRLYRYHPDSDSLTEWSTPERLTAFGIVAPSQAISQAPQTLIASFDKGFALYTPETGDCHWLAHPEAHKPGNRFNDGKVDRQGRFWAGTMVEAGDPLADEDGAALYCWTADGDVQPHLRGLGISNGLCWSPDSRTAYLSDSARGVYYAYDFDAHSGSFSNRRVFALAPEGTGHDGSCVDAEGNVWNALFGGGQVVCYSPEGEVLLELEVPVSQPTCVAFGGPDLSWLLVTTARVNLSEAQLAREPEAGNLLIYQTDVKGLPVDFFRG is encoded by the coding sequence GTGCGGCAGCCCGAGTGTATTAAAAGCCTGCCAGTCGGGAATGTTCTGGGAGAAGGGGTGCTCTGGCACCCCGACCAGCAATCCCTCTGGTGGACCGATATCCTCGGTTGTCGTCTTTACCGCTATCACCCCGACTCGGACTCCCTGACCGAGTGGTCCACACCCGAACGGCTCACCGCCTTCGGGATTGTGGCGCCTTCGCAAGCTATCTCACAAGCCCCCCAGACCCTGATCGCCAGCTTTGACAAGGGCTTTGCTCTGTACACGCCAGAAACCGGCGACTGTCACTGGTTGGCCCACCCCGAAGCGCACAAACCGGGCAATCGGTTCAACGATGGCAAGGTTGATCGGCAGGGCCGTTTTTGGGCCGGCACCATGGTGGAAGCCGGGGACCCGCTGGCGGATGAGGATGGCGCCGCGCTCTACTGCTGGACGGCTGACGGCGATGTGCAGCCGCATTTACGGGGCCTGGGCATCAGCAATGGTTTGTGCTGGAGCCCGGACAGTCGCACCGCTTATCTGTCTGATTCCGCCCGGGGGGTCTATTACGCCTATGACTTCGACGCCCACAGTGGCAGTTTCAGCAACCGTCGAGTGTTTGCCCTGGCCCCTGAGGGCACTGGTCATGACGGCAGTTGTGTAGATGCCGAGGGCAATGTCTGGAATGCCCTGTTCGGTGGCGGCCAAGTGGTGTGTTACTCCCCCGAGGGCGAAGTGTTGCTGGAGCTAGAGGTTCCGGTCAGTCAGCCCACCTGTGTGGCTTTTGGTGGTCCGGATCTGTCCTGGCTGCTTGTTACCACTGCGCGGGTGAATTTGTCTGAGGCACAATTGGCCCGAGAGCCCGAGGCGGGCAATCTGTTGATTTACCAGACCGATGTGAAGGGGTTGCCGGTGGATTTCTTTCGGGGGTAG
- a CDS encoding YifB family Mg chelatase-like AAA ATPase, with the protein MSLAVVYSRAKLGVQAPLVTVEVHLSNGLPALNMVGLPETAVKESKDRVRSAILNSHLEFPARRITVNLAPADLPKEGGRFDLPIALGILAASGQIPEDSLSGCEFMGELALSGELRPVTGALPAALAASDAKRHLVVAADNAEEAALCDSTAVFSAKNLLSVCAHLHQRERLPQAEGPFDATDEPTLDFDLSDVKGQVQAKRALEVAASGGHNLLMYGPPGTGKTMLASRLPGILPPLENRERLDVAAVYSVAPGAGSHSNRVRPFRSPHHTASAIALVGGGSNPRPGEISLAHSGVLFLDELPEFHRHVLEVLREPLESGEVRISRARAQAVYPARFQLVAAMNPCPCGYHGAAEGDCTCTPDQIRRYRDKISGPLLDRIDMHVPVRLLKRGELQSKGEGERSTVVRERVIAARQRQLDRQGKANHQLSVPELERVCALTPANKNLLEDAIEKLGLSSRAYHRVLKVARTLADMSGSESLETVHISEALGYRTLDRRKG; encoded by the coding sequence ATGTCGCTCGCCGTTGTTTATTCGCGTGCAAAGCTCGGGGTCCAGGCCCCGCTGGTCACCGTCGAAGTTCATCTCTCCAACGGCCTGCCCGCCCTGAATATGGTGGGCCTGCCGGAAACCGCCGTGAAAGAAAGCAAGGACCGGGTGCGCAGTGCCATTCTCAACAGCCACCTGGAATTTCCCGCCCGACGGATTACCGTCAATCTCGCGCCTGCGGACCTTCCCAAAGAAGGGGGTCGTTTTGACCTCCCGATCGCCCTGGGCATTCTGGCCGCCTCGGGTCAGATACCGGAAGACAGCCTGAGCGGTTGTGAATTTATGGGTGAGCTGGCCCTCTCCGGCGAGCTGCGTCCGGTCACCGGTGCCCTGCCTGCGGCGTTGGCTGCCAGCGATGCCAAACGGCATCTGGTGGTCGCCGCCGACAACGCCGAGGAAGCCGCGCTGTGTGATTCCACGGCCGTGTTCTCCGCAAAAAACCTGCTCTCGGTGTGCGCGCACCTGCATCAGCGGGAGCGCTTGCCCCAGGCCGAAGGACCGTTCGATGCCACCGACGAACCGACTCTGGATTTTGACCTCAGTGATGTCAAAGGCCAGGTACAGGCCAAGCGGGCTCTTGAGGTCGCGGCCAGCGGCGGCCATAACCTGTTGATGTATGGGCCGCCGGGGACTGGCAAAACCATGCTCGCCAGTCGCCTGCCCGGCATACTGCCCCCGCTGGAAAATCGTGAGCGGTTGGATGTGGCGGCGGTGTATTCAGTGGCCCCCGGTGCCGGCAGTCACAGCAATCGGGTACGGCCTTTCCGGTCACCCCACCACACCGCCTCGGCCATTGCATTGGTGGGCGGCGGCTCCAATCCGCGCCCAGGGGAGATTTCTCTGGCCCACAGTGGGGTGTTGTTTCTGGACGAGTTGCCGGAGTTTCACCGGCATGTGCTGGAAGTCTTGCGCGAGCCCCTGGAGAGCGGCGAAGTGCGTATCTCCCGCGCCCGGGCACAGGCGGTGTACCCGGCCCGGTTTCAATTGGTAGCGGCCATGAACCCCTGCCCCTGCGGTTACCACGGTGCGGCCGAGGGCGACTGCACCTGCACGCCGGATCAGATTCGTCGCTACCGGGACAAGATTTCCGGTCCGCTATTGGATCGCATTGATATGCACGTACCGGTTCGGTTGCTGAAACGCGGGGAGCTGCAGAGTAAAGGTGAAGGCGAGCGCAGTACCGTTGTGCGCGAACGGGTGATCGCCGCCCGGCAGCGGCAGCTGGACCGGCAGGGCAAAGCCAACCATCAGTTGAGTGTGCCTGAGCTGGAGCGGGTGTGTGCGCTGACGCCGGCCAATAAGAACCTGCTGGAGGATGCGATTGAAAAGCTCGGGTTATCGAGCCGGGCGTATCATCGCGTTTTGAAAGTGGCGCGGACGCTTGCCGACATGTCGGGGAGTGAGTCTCTGGAAACGGTGCATATCAGTGAGGCGTTGGGGTATCGGACGTTGGATCGGCGTAAGGGATAA
- a CDS encoding accessory factor UbiK family protein — translation MINDFAQKFFQEIDRKLPGLQDMLPKQEIKAAVQSALGKMDLVTREEFDAQSAVLQRTRERLEQLEKQLADLEKRSGRSD, via the coding sequence ATGATTAACGACTTTGCCCAGAAATTCTTTCAGGAAATTGACCGCAAATTGCCGGGCTTGCAGGACATGCTTCCCAAGCAGGAAATCAAAGCCGCCGTGCAGTCCGCGCTCGGAAAGATGGATCTGGTCACCCGCGAAGAGTTTGACGCCCAGAGCGCTGTACTCCAACGCACCCGCGAGCGTCTGGAACAACTGGAGAAACAACTCGCCGATCTGGAAAAGCGCTCCGGTAGGTCGGATTAG
- a CDS encoding ABC transporter permease, translated as MSGSSSARALIRGIRVLDRPAPAGPIACTIAFGWRALLKIKYVPEQMFDVLVTPIMFTVMFTYLFGGALAGSTGDYLQYLLPGILAQTVVFTSIYTGVTLNGDLSKGVYDRFKSLPIWAPAPLVGAMLGDILRYTGASLIVVLIGLLLGYRPEQGIVGVLLSLVLLNIFGFGLGWIFTVLGLLLRTPGAVMTLSWLVLMPLTFVSNIYVDPATMPELLQTLVALNPVSHLVSAMRGAMVGELVAFSLGIALLTPALLTLTFGPLAMRLYHRKH; from the coding sequence ATGAGTGGATCTTCCTCCGCCCGCGCGCTCATCCGGGGTATCCGTGTACTCGATCGCCCGGCCCCCGCCGGACCCATCGCCTGTACCATTGCGTTCGGCTGGCGCGCGCTGCTCAAGATCAAGTATGTCCCGGAGCAGATGTTTGATGTGCTGGTCACGCCCATCATGTTCACGGTCATGTTTACCTACCTCTTTGGCGGTGCCCTGGCCGGTTCCACTGGTGACTACCTCCAGTACCTGTTGCCCGGCATTCTGGCTCAGACCGTGGTGTTTACGTCCATTTACACCGGCGTCACCCTCAACGGGGATCTGTCCAAGGGCGTGTACGACCGATTCAAGTCCCTGCCCATCTGGGCACCCGCGCCTCTGGTCGGTGCGATGCTCGGCGATATCCTGCGCTACACCGGCGCCTCGCTGATTGTGGTTTTGATTGGACTGCTGCTTGGCTATCGCCCGGAACAGGGTATTGTCGGCGTGCTCCTGTCGCTTGTGCTACTGAACATTTTTGGTTTTGGACTGGGCTGGATTTTCACCGTCCTGGGCCTGCTGCTGCGCACCCCCGGCGCGGTCATGACCCTGAGCTGGCTGGTGCTGATGCCTCTGACCTTTGTGTCCAATATCTATGTGGACCCGGCCACCATGCCCGAACTTCTCCAGACCCTGGTGGCACTGAACCCGGTATCCCATCTGGTCTCCGCGATGCGCGGCGCCATGGTTGGCGAGCTGGTGGCGTTTTCACTGGGCATAGCCCTGCTCACGCCCGCGCTACTGACCCTCACTTTTGGCCCCTTGGCCATGCGCCTGTACCATCGCAAGCACTGA
- a CDS encoding ATP-binding cassette domain-containing protein yields MDSTPDFAIETRGLRKAFGSTLAVRGIDLQVKRGSVYGLLGPNGAGKTTTVRMLSTLLPPSGGEARVLGHDLVHQAEQVRARISLTGQFASVDEDLSGRENLTLLARLQGFSWLGGRVRADTLLKAFDLQDAARRQVKTYSGGMRRRLDIAASLIITPDLLFLDEPTTGLDPRSRNQVWDIVRGLVDDGTTVLLTTQYLEEADQLAERIAVIDQGAVIAEGTSRELKASVGSNVLHLQLTDPAQREQAQLILAGHLDSLVHLEADPASLTVQLSDSSEATRALAELPQAGIGLNSFSMGQPSLDEVFLSLTGHTVSPQNDPEEASQ; encoded by the coding sequence ATGGATTCGACACCCGACTTTGCCATCGAAACCCGAGGGCTGCGCAAGGCCTTTGGTAGCACCCTCGCCGTACGTGGGATCGACCTCCAGGTAAAGCGCGGCAGTGTCTATGGCCTACTCGGCCCCAACGGCGCCGGCAAAACCACCACCGTGCGCATGCTCTCGACCTTACTGCCACCCAGCGGTGGCGAAGCCCGGGTACTGGGGCACGATCTGGTCCATCAGGCAGAGCAGGTCCGCGCCCGCATCAGTCTGACCGGACAGTTCGCCTCGGTGGACGAAGATCTCTCCGGCCGGGAAAACCTGACCCTGCTCGCCCGGCTGCAGGGTTTCAGTTGGCTCGGCGGCCGCGTTCGCGCAGACACATTACTCAAGGCGTTCGACCTTCAGGATGCCGCACGGCGCCAGGTTAAAACCTATTCCGGGGGCATGCGTCGCCGTCTGGATATCGCCGCCTCTCTGATCATCACGCCAGACCTGCTGTTTCTGGATGAACCCACCACCGGCCTGGATCCGCGCTCCCGCAATCAGGTGTGGGACATTGTGCGCGGGTTGGTGGACGATGGCACTACCGTGCTGCTCACGACTCAGTATCTGGAGGAAGCCGACCAACTCGCCGAGCGCATCGCCGTCATCGACCAGGGGGCCGTCATTGCCGAAGGCACCAGTCGGGAGCTCAAAGCCTCGGTCGGTAGCAACGTACTGCATCTGCAACTGACCGACCCGGCCCAGCGGGAACAGGCACAGCTGATCCTCGCTGGTCATCTCGACAGCCTGGTGCATCTGGAAGCCGATCCGGCCAGCCTGACGGTGCAACTTTCGGACAGCTCCGAGGCCACCCGGGCGCTGGCCGAACTGCCCCAGGCGGGCATCGGGTTGAATAGCTTTTCCATGGGCCAGCCCAGCCTTGATGAAGTTTTTCTCTCCCTGACCGGGCACACCGTAAGCCCACAGAACGATCCGGAGGAAGCCTCCCAATGA